A portion of the Mesobacillus sp. AQ2 genome contains these proteins:
- a CDS encoding G5 and 3D domain-containing protein has product MKNLFSKTLSKKKLVLFSASFLVFAAALGIFMYEGTKKTVALTLDGEERVIKTHANTIQDIFNDLDISLRSEDYLSLAAHTKVKNNLSIVWKPAKQVEVIQDQETKKYWTAADTVEDFLKEQNIVINEHDKLSPNPDAKLKQDVKIAIQRAFPLKLVVGGKEQDVWSTSTTVADFLSQQGITLNDMDRVEPALKQTVTKDAVINVTRVEKVTDVVEEPISYAVVTQKDSKLEKGKQEVVTEGQEGLLSKEYEVVLENGKEVSRKLVREKTLKEKKDKVVAMGTKVIVAQVSRGSSEPAGKEFYVSSTAYTANCNGCSGYTATGINLRANPNVRVIAVDPSVIPLGTKVYVEGYGYAIAADKGSAIRGNKIDVFFASKSDAYRWGRKTVKIKILN; this is encoded by the coding sequence ATGAAAAACCTGTTTTCCAAGACTTTGAGTAAGAAGAAACTGGTGCTTTTTTCTGCTAGTTTCCTAGTTTTTGCCGCTGCTCTTGGGATCTTCATGTATGAAGGGACCAAAAAGACAGTCGCATTGACATTGGATGGCGAAGAAAGAGTCATTAAAACACACGCAAATACTATCCAGGATATATTTAATGATCTCGATATCTCATTGCGCTCAGAGGATTATTTATCGCTGGCGGCACACACCAAGGTGAAGAATAACCTATCAATCGTGTGGAAACCGGCCAAACAGGTAGAAGTAATACAGGACCAGGAGACCAAGAAGTATTGGACAGCAGCCGATACGGTCGAAGATTTCCTGAAAGAACAGAATATCGTTATAAATGAACACGACAAGTTAAGCCCAAACCCAGACGCTAAGTTAAAGCAAGATGTGAAGATTGCCATTCAAAGAGCTTTCCCGCTTAAACTCGTAGTAGGCGGAAAAGAGCAAGATGTATGGTCGACTTCGACTACGGTCGCTGACTTTTTATCACAGCAAGGAATCACACTGAACGATATGGACCGTGTTGAGCCTGCGTTAAAGCAGACAGTCACAAAAGATGCCGTGATTAATGTCACTCGAGTTGAAAAAGTCACCGATGTAGTTGAAGAACCAATTAGCTATGCTGTCGTCACGCAAAAGGACAGCAAACTGGAAAAAGGGAAACAAGAAGTTGTGACAGAAGGCCAGGAAGGTTTGCTTTCCAAGGAATATGAAGTCGTCCTTGAAAACGGCAAGGAAGTATCAAGAAAACTGGTCAGAGAAAAGACATTAAAAGAGAAAAAGGATAAAGTCGTGGCAATGGGAACGAAGGTCATCGTTGCTCAAGTTTCACGTGGCTCAAGTGAACCGGCAGGGAAGGAATTCTATGTTTCCTCCACAGCTTATACTGCTAACTGTAACGGTTGCTCCGGCTACACTGCTACAGGGATTAACCTGAGGGCGAATCCAAATGTCAGAGTCATTGCAGTAGATCCAAGCGTCATTCCATTAGGAACCAAAGTATATGTTGAAGGCTATGGCTATGCCATCGCTGCCGACAAGGGTTCAGCGATTAGAGGTAACAAGATCGATGTTTTCTTCGCATCAAAATCAGATGCCTACCGCTGGGGACGTAAGACAGTCAAAATCAAAATCCTAAATTAA
- the rnmV gene encoding ribonuclease M5 has product MRLKEIIVVEGKDDTTAIRRAIDADTIETNGSAVNAETIEKIRNAHEKRGVIIFTDPDFPGEKIRKTISEQVPGCKHAFIPKELAKPKSGRGLGVEHAAPEVIREALKDAQIMDAEAVEEITQEDLLVAGLIGGPGSKERREKLGRLLKIGYTNGKQLHKRLMMFQVKRQDFADALAEILKEEQQNA; this is encoded by the coding sequence ATGAGATTAAAAGAAATCATTGTAGTCGAGGGCAAGGATGATACAACGGCGATCAGGCGTGCCATCGACGCGGACACTATTGAAACGAATGGTTCTGCCGTAAACGCAGAAACAATTGAAAAGATCCGGAATGCCCATGAAAAAAGAGGAGTCATTATTTTTACCGACCCGGATTTCCCTGGTGAAAAAATTCGCAAGACCATTTCAGAACAGGTTCCTGGCTGCAAGCATGCATTCATTCCAAAGGAATTGGCCAAGCCCAAGTCTGGAAGAGGCCTGGGCGTTGAGCATGCCGCTCCCGAAGTGATCCGTGAAGCACTCAAGGATGCACAGATCATGGACGCAGAGGCAGTCGAGGAAATCACCCAGGAGGATTTGCTTGTTGCCGGGCTGATTGGCGGCCCTGGTTCCAAGGAGAGGCGGGAAAAGCTTGGAAGGCTACTGAAGATCGGATATACAAACGGCAAGCAGCTCCACAAGCGCCTGATGATGTTTCAGGTGAAAAGACAGGATTTCGCAGATGCTCTGGCTGAGATCCTCAAGGAGGAACAACAAAATGCATAA
- the rsmA gene encoding 16S rRNA (adenine(1518)-N(6)/adenine(1519)-N(6))-dimethyltransferase RsmA, with amino-acid sequence MHKDIATPVRTKEILDKYGFSFKKSLGQNFLIDTNILNRIVDHAELTDGSGAIEIGPGIGALTEQLAKRAEKVVAFEIDQRLLPILEDTLSPYPNVKIIHSDVLKADVHAVMEQEFAQFKDVMVVANLPYYVTTPILMKLLEERLPIRGIVCMLQKEVGDRISAKPGTKEYGSLSIAVQYYTKAETVMIVPKTVFMPQPNVDSAVIRLTLHDEPPVKVTDEAFFFHVTRSSFAQRRKTILNNLTSQLPDGKLKKESIQAALQQAGVEESRRGETLTIEEFAQLSNALYPYFH; translated from the coding sequence ATGCATAAAGATATTGCAACCCCTGTGAGAACGAAAGAAATATTGGATAAGTACGGCTTTTCTTTTAAAAAGAGCCTGGGACAGAACTTTCTGATCGATACCAATATCCTCAACCGGATTGTTGATCATGCAGAATTAACGGACGGAAGCGGCGCGATTGAAATTGGCCCTGGAATTGGCGCATTGACCGAACAGCTGGCGAAAAGAGCAGAAAAGGTTGTCGCTTTTGAGATTGACCAGCGCCTCCTCCCGATTTTGGAGGACACCCTTTCGCCATATCCCAATGTGAAAATCATCCATAGTGATGTCCTGAAAGCAGATGTCCATGCAGTCATGGAACAAGAATTTGCCCAATTTAAAGATGTGATGGTCGTTGCCAACCTGCCTTATTATGTGACGACACCGATCCTTATGAAGCTGCTCGAGGAAAGACTGCCGATCAGGGGAATCGTCTGCATGCTTCAAAAAGAAGTGGGAGACAGGATTTCAGCCAAGCCGGGGACAAAGGAATACGGTTCCCTTTCGATTGCTGTCCAGTATTACACGAAGGCAGAGACCGTGATGATTGTTCCGAAAACAGTATTCATGCCGCAGCCAAATGTCGACTCTGCGGTCATCCGGCTGACATTGCATGATGAGCCGCCTGTAAAAGTGACGGATGAAGCTTTCTTTTTCCATGTCACCAGGTCAAGTTTTGCCCAAAGACGAAAGACCATCCTGAATAACCTGACCAGCCAGCTCCCAGATGGAAAGCTGAAGAAAGAAAGTATACAAGCAGCGCTTCAGCAGGCAGGAGTGGAAGAATCGCGCCGGGGGGAAACTCTAACGATTGAAGAATTCGCACAATTGAGTAATGCACTGTATCCATATTTTCATTAA
- the yabG gene encoding sporulation peptidase YabG — MNINLMDIVGRVSHQCDIMFRVIDIRENNGKKIAILYGEDFRLIADAPYEDLIKIDPGMRMRLTEEFRSLEEQSYKLFRQDVDLLQQKQEYESTEGYSKSYNYFQMPGKVLHIDGDPIYLKKCLTLYEKVGVPVYGFHCNEKEMPDKVGMLIDYYRPDILVITGHDAYSKSKGSMDDINAYRHSKHFVQTVREARKRIPHLDQLVIFAGACQSHFESLIHAGANFASSPSRVNIHALDPVYIVAKISFTPFMERINVWDVLRNTLTGDKGLGGIETKGVLRTGMPYKKNSSD; from the coding sequence ATGAATATTAACCTCATGGATATCGTCGGCAGGGTTTCGCATCAATGCGATATTATGTTCCGGGTAATCGATATCAGAGAGAATAATGGGAAAAAAATTGCGATATTATATGGTGAGGATTTCCGATTGATTGCGGATGCGCCCTATGAAGACCTGATCAAAATCGATCCGGGGATGCGCATGAGGCTGACAGAGGAATTCCGGTCACTTGAAGAACAATCATATAAGCTATTCCGGCAGGATGTTGATTTATTGCAGCAAAAACAGGAATATGAGTCGACCGAGGGTTACAGCAAATCATATAACTATTTTCAGATGCCTGGAAAGGTTCTCCATATTGATGGAGATCCAATTTATTTAAAAAAGTGCCTGACCTTATACGAAAAGGTTGGGGTTCCGGTTTATGGGTTTCATTGCAATGAAAAAGAAATGCCCGATAAGGTCGGGATGCTGATTGATTATTATCGGCCGGATATACTGGTCATCACCGGACATGATGCCTATTCAAAGTCGAAAGGCTCTATGGATGATATCAATGCCTACCGCCATTCCAAGCATTTTGTCCAGACGGTGAGGGAGGCACGAAAGAGAATTCCCCATCTTGACCAGCTCGTCATCTTTGCGGGTGCATGCCAGTCTCATTTCGAGTCGCTGATCCATGCAGGAGCCAATTTTGCCAGTTCGCCATCAAGAGTCAATATCCACGCGCTTGATCCAGTCTATATCGTCGCAAAAATCAGCTTTACCCCTTTCATGGAACGGATTAATGTATGGGATGTGCTGAGAAATACCCTGACGGGGGATAAAGGATTAGGCGGCATTGAAACAAAGGGAGTATTAAGGACCGGAATGCCATATAAGAAGAATTCGTCGGACTGA
- a CDS encoding biofilm formation stimulator Veg, giving the protein MPKTLSDIKKALDSNLGKRLMLKANGGRRKTIERSGVLAETYPSVFVIELDQDENAFERVSYSYADVLTETVEITFFEDTTGSIALS; this is encoded by the coding sequence ATGCCAAAAACATTATCGGATATCAAAAAAGCACTTGATTCAAACTTGGGAAAAAGACTTATGCTAAAGGCCAACGGCGGACGCAGAAAGACGATCGAACGTTCAGGCGTATTAGCGGAAACTTATCCTTCAGTTTTCGTCATTGAGCTTGACCAGGATGAAAATGCTTTTGAACGTGTTTCGTACAGCTACGCAGATGTATTAACTGAAACGGTTGAAATTACCTTCTTTGAAGATACAACAGGATCAATTGCTTTGAGCTAA
- a CDS encoding small, acid-soluble spore protein, alpha/beta type, whose protein sequence is MGRRRGIMSDRLKEELAKELGFYDVVQNEGWGGIRARDAGNMVKRAIELAEQQLANQNR, encoded by the coding sequence TTGGGCAGAAGAAGAGGAATTATGTCTGACAGGCTGAAGGAAGAGCTTGCGAAAGAGCTCGGCTTTTATGATGTCGTCCAAAATGAAGGATGGGGCGGAATCAGGGCCAGGGACGCGGGCAACATGGTAAAGCGGGCGATTGAGCTTGCTGAACAGCAGCTTGCGAACCAGAACCGCTGA
- the ispE gene encoding 4-(cytidine 5'-diphospho)-2-C-methyl-D-erythritol kinase yields the protein MKILVKAPAKINLSLDVLHKRPDGYHEVEMVMTTIDLADRIELSLLEEDRIMIHSHNRFVPDDQRNLAYQAAILLKERFQVKKGVMIGIEKTIPVAAGLAGGSSDAAATLRGLNKLWNLGLSLDELAVLGAEIGSDVSFCVYGGTALATGRGEIIEELPAPPTCWVVLAKPFIGVSTAEVYRRLNVEKIQHPPTKEMISAIEEGDFKGVCNSVGNVLEDVTLSLYPEVAQIKDQMKRFGADAVLMSGSGPTVFSLVAHDSRMHRIYNGLRGFCDQVFAVRMLGERHTLD from the coding sequence GTGAAGATTTTAGTGAAGGCGCCAGCAAAGATCAATTTATCACTTGATGTTTTGCATAAACGTCCGGACGGTTACCATGAGGTAGAAATGGTGATGACGACGATTGATCTGGCTGACCGCATTGAACTTAGTTTATTAGAAGAAGACAGGATCATGATCCATTCTCATAATCGATTTGTTCCGGATGACCAACGGAACCTTGCTTACCAGGCGGCCATACTGTTAAAAGAGAGGTTCCAGGTGAAAAAAGGTGTAATGATCGGGATTGAAAAAACCATCCCGGTAGCAGCTGGTCTTGCTGGCGGCAGCAGTGATGCAGCGGCGACATTAAGGGGATTGAACAAGCTGTGGAATCTTGGTTTGTCATTGGACGAGCTGGCGGTGCTTGGCGCAGAAATTGGTTCGGATGTTTCTTTCTGTGTGTACGGAGGAACAGCGCTTGCCACAGGGCGAGGGGAAATCATTGAAGAGCTGCCTGCGCCGCCAACATGCTGGGTCGTTTTGGCGAAGCCTTTTATTGGTGTATCAACAGCAGAAGTATATCGCCGCCTTAATGTAGAAAAAATTCAGCACCCGCCTACTAAAGAAATGATCTCTGCGATTGAAGAGGGTGATTTTAAAGGGGTCTGCAATAGTGTCGGCAATGTACTTGAGGATGTGACGCTATCCCTATATCCTGAGGTCGCCCAAATAAAGGATCAGATGAAGCGTTTCGGTGCAGATGCCGTGTTGATGAGCGGAAGCGGCCCCACCGTTTTTAGCCTGGTGGCCCACGATTCGCGCATGCATCGCATTTATAACGGACTACGCGGTTTTTGCGATCAAGTATTTGCGGTAAGGATGCTGGGTGAACGCCATACCCTTGATTAA
- the purR gene encoding pur operon repressor — protein MKFRRSERLIDMTTYLLEHPRQLVPLTYFAEKYGSAKSSISEDLGIIKETFEQRGIGVLQTVPGAAGGVKFHVHVSDEKARAVIDELCKIMATPDRLLPGGYLFMNDILGNPAIVQEVGRLLASAYAEKDIEVVMTVATKGIPIAYAVASHLNVPVVIVRRDSKVTEGSTVSINYVSGSSKRIQTMVLSKRSLAEGSKVLIVDDFMKAGGTVNGMINLLEEFNAKLAGIAVLVESENIEERLVDEYLSLVRLSDVDVKERKITVSEGNYFARKE, from the coding sequence ATGAAATTTCGACGCAGCGAGCGTTTGATCGATATGACGACCTATTTACTGGAACATCCCCGTCAATTGGTGCCGTTAACCTATTTTGCGGAGAAGTATGGTTCAGCTAAGTCATCGATCAGCGAAGATCTCGGAATCATCAAAGAAACATTTGAACAAAGAGGAATTGGAGTTCTCCAGACTGTGCCGGGAGCCGCCGGAGGAGTGAAATTCCACGTCCATGTAAGTGATGAAAAGGCAAGGGCAGTCATTGATGAACTATGCAAGATCATGGCTACTCCTGATAGACTGCTTCCTGGTGGTTATCTCTTCATGAATGACATCCTTGGCAACCCTGCGATCGTCCAGGAGGTTGGACGCCTGCTGGCATCCGCTTATGCCGAAAAAGACATTGAAGTGGTTATGACTGTGGCGACGAAGGGAATCCCGATTGCTTATGCAGTCGCAAGCCATCTTAATGTCCCGGTTGTGATTGTCAGAAGGGACAGCAAGGTGACAGAAGGGTCTACGGTCAGTATCAATTATGTCTCCGGTTCATCTAAAAGGATCCAGACAATGGTGTTATCGAAGAGGAGCCTTGCAGAGGGTTCCAAGGTTTTAATTGTGGATGACTTCATGAAAGCAGGCGGAACAGTCAACGGCATGATCAACCTGCTGGAGGAGTTTAATGCAAAATTGGCGGGAATCGCAGTATTGGTGGAATCGGAAAACATCGAAGAGCGACTTGTTGATGAATATCTTTCACTCGTCCGTCTTTCCGACGTTGATGTTAAAGAAAGAAAAATTACCGTTAGTGAAGGAAATTACTTTGCCCGTAAAGAATAG
- a CDS encoding RidA family protein, with product MNIVQTSNAPAAIGPYSQGVVVNNLFYSSGQIPLTPEGVMVEGDIQAQTHQVFKNLKAVLEAAGASLETVVKATVFIKNMDEFAQLNEVYAEYFNEHKPARSTVEVARLPKDALVEIEVVALVK from the coding sequence ATGAATATTGTACAAACTTCCAATGCACCAGCAGCAATCGGACCCTACTCTCAGGGAGTAGTGGTGAACAATCTTTTCTACAGCTCAGGCCAGATTCCATTGACTCCTGAGGGGGTAATGGTCGAAGGTGACATCCAGGCCCAGACACATCAGGTCTTCAAAAACCTAAAAGCTGTGCTGGAAGCTGCAGGAGCATCGCTTGAAACAGTCGTAAAGGCAACTGTGTTCATCAAGAATATGGATGAATTCGCTCAATTGAATGAAGTCTATGCTGAGTATTTCAATGAACATAAACCGGCACGCTCCACAGTCGAAGTGGCAAGATTGCCAAAAGACGCTCTGGTGGAAATCGAAGTAGTAGCGCTCGTTAAATAA
- the spoVG gene encoding septation regulator SpoVG, with the protein MEVTDVRLRRVNTDGRMRAIASITLDNEFVVHDIRVIDGNNGLFVAMPSKRTPDGEFRDIAHPINSGTRGKIQDAVLAEYHRLGELEVEFEEAGAS; encoded by the coding sequence ATGGAAGTAACTGACGTAAGATTACGCCGCGTTAATACAGATGGACGGATGAGAGCGATCGCTTCCATCACGCTTGACAACGAGTTTGTTGTCCATGATATCAGGGTGATTGATGGAAACAACGGCCTATTTGTTGCAATGCCAAGTAAGCGCACTCCTGATGGCGAGTTCCGTGATATCGCGCATCCGATCAACTCGGGTACACGCGGAAAGATTCAGGACGCTGTTTTGGCAGAGTACCACCGTTTGGGTGAATTGGAAGTTGAATTCGAAGAAGCTGGCGCTTCCTAG
- the glmU gene encoding bifunctional UDP-N-acetylglucosamine diphosphorylase/glucosamine-1-phosphate N-acetyltransferase GlmU produces the protein MSNRYAIILAAGQGTRMKSKLYKVLHPVCGKPMVQHVIDQVKSLDINEIVTIVGHGAEKVKEQLGEDSQYALQAEQLGTAHAVQQASEMLADREGVTIVVCGDTPLIKGETMEALFKHHEETSAKATILTARAEDPTGYGRIVRNAEGFVEKIVEHKDANEQERTINEINTGTYCFDNKMLFEAIQNVSNDNVQGEYYLPDVIEILKNQGETVSAYVTDNFAETLGVNDRVALAEAERTMKKRINEFHMRNGVSIIDPDNSYIGPDVSIGQDTVIFPGTTLSGSTVIGSECQIGPNTEISSCEIGNNTVIRQSAAFDSKIGSEVNIGPFAHIRPASDIHDEVKIGNFVEIKKAVFGKGSKASHLSYIGDAEVGADVNIGCGSITVNYDGKNKFLTKIEDGVFIGCNSNLVAPVKIGKGAYVAAGSTITEDVPGEALAVARARQVNKEDYVGKMNVKK, from the coding sequence ATGTCTAATCGTTATGCAATCATTTTAGCAGCCGGTCAGGGAACAAGAATGAAGTCCAAGTTGTATAAGGTGCTTCACCCTGTATGCGGCAAGCCAATGGTACAGCATGTAATTGACCAGGTGAAAAGTCTTGATATAAACGAAATCGTGACCATTGTCGGTCATGGCGCCGAAAAGGTGAAAGAGCAGCTTGGCGAGGATAGCCAGTATGCCTTGCAGGCGGAACAGCTGGGAACAGCCCATGCTGTACAGCAAGCGAGTGAAATGCTTGCAGATAGGGAAGGGGTCACCATTGTTGTCTGCGGTGATACTCCGCTGATTAAGGGAGAAACAATGGAAGCTCTTTTCAAGCACCATGAAGAGACAAGCGCCAAAGCGACCATCCTGACTGCAAGAGCGGAAGACCCAACTGGCTACGGCCGTATCGTCCGGAATGCAGAAGGCTTTGTCGAAAAAATTGTCGAGCACAAGGATGCGAATGAGCAGGAAAGAACCATCAATGAAATTAACACAGGTACGTACTGCTTCGATAACAAAATGCTATTCGAAGCGATCCAGAATGTATCAAATGATAATGTTCAGGGGGAATACTATCTTCCTGATGTCATCGAAATCCTGAAAAACCAGGGTGAAACTGTATCAGCATACGTTACGGATAATTTCGCTGAAACGCTTGGCGTAAATGACCGTGTTGCACTTGCCGAGGCAGAGCGCACGATGAAAAAGCGAATCAATGAGTTCCATATGCGCAATGGTGTTTCGATTATCGATCCTGATAATAGCTATATTGGACCTGATGTATCAATCGGACAGGACACAGTCATTTTCCCGGGAACGACACTTTCCGGCAGCACAGTCATCGGATCTGAATGCCAGATTGGACCAAATACTGAAATTAGCAGCTGTGAGATTGGAAACAATACAGTTATCCGTCAATCAGCGGCCTTTGACAGCAAGATTGGCTCTGAAGTCAATATTGGGCCTTTTGCACATATCAGGCCTGCTTCTGATATCCATGATGAAGTGAAGATCGGCAATTTCGTCGAAATTAAAAAAGCGGTATTCGGCAAAGGAAGCAAGGCTTCCCACCTGAGCTATATCGGTGATGCAGAAGTTGGCGCTGATGTGAATATCGGCTGCGGATCGATCACAGTGAATTATGATGGCAAAAATAAATTCCTGACCAAGATTGAGGATGGCGTATTCATTGGCTGTAATTCAAATCTTGTTGCACCAGTGAAAATCGGCAAAGGCGCATATGTTGCGGCCGGTTCGACGATCACTGAAGATGTCCCAGGTGAAGCACTTGCGGTAGCACGTGCCCGCCAAGTCAACAAAGAAGATTATGTAGGGAAAATGAACGTAAAGAAATAA
- a CDS encoding ribose-phosphate diphosphokinase: MSNQYLDPNLKVFSLNSNVELAQEIAQVIGVELGKCSVSQFSDGEIQINIEESIRGCDVYVIQSTSSPVNENIMELLIMIDALKRASAKTINIVMPYYGYARQDRKARAREPITAKLVANLLETAGATRVITLDLHAPQIQGFFDIPIDHLMGVPILSEHFKSKELNGDVVIVSPDHGGVTRARKMAERLKAPIAIIDKRRPKPNVAEVMNIVGNIEGKIAILIDDIIDTAGTITLAANALVENGALEVYACCTHPVLSGPAIERIENSKIKELVVTNTIALPEEKRIGKIDQLSVAPLIGEAIIRVHEEQSVSTLFD; this comes from the coding sequence ATGTCAAACCAGTATCTTGATCCAAATTTGAAGGTTTTTTCACTTAACTCAAACGTAGAACTAGCCCAGGAAATCGCGCAAGTCATCGGAGTCGAGCTCGGAAAATGTTCTGTATCCCAGTTCAGCGATGGAGAAATCCAGATCAATATCGAAGAAAGTATCCGTGGCTGTGATGTATATGTCATCCAGTCTACCAGCTCTCCAGTAAATGAGAACATCATGGAATTGCTGATCATGATTGATGCATTGAAGCGTGCATCAGCTAAAACAATCAATATTGTTATGCCTTATTATGGATATGCACGTCAGGACCGCAAAGCCCGTGCCCGTGAACCAATCACAGCTAAGCTTGTAGCGAACCTGCTTGAGACTGCCGGTGCTACCCGCGTAATCACGCTTGATCTTCACGCTCCGCAAATTCAGGGCTTCTTCGATATTCCAATCGATCACCTGATGGGTGTGCCAATTCTTTCTGAACACTTCAAAAGCAAGGAATTGAATGGCGACGTCGTCATTGTTTCTCCTGACCATGGCGGAGTTACTCGTGCAAGAAAGATGGCTGAAAGGCTGAAAGCGCCGATTGCGATCATCGATAAGCGCCGTCCAAAGCCGAATGTTGCTGAAGTTATGAATATCGTTGGTAACATCGAAGGCAAGATTGCGATCCTGATTGATGATATCATTGATACAGCCGGCACCATTACATTAGCGGCAAATGCCCTCGTTGAGAATGGAGCACTAGAAGTGTACGCTTGCTGTACGCACCCTGTATTGTCAGGTCCGGCGATTGAGCGTATCGAAAACTCTAAGATTAAAGAACTGGTAGTGACAAATACAATTGCGCTTCCGGAAGAAAAGCGCATTGGAAAGATCGATCAGCTGTCTGTTGCTCCACTGATTGGGGAAGCGATTATCCGCGTCCACGAAGAGCAATCCGTCAGCACATTGTTTGATTGA
- a CDS encoding 50S ribosomal protein L25/general stress protein Ctc, with the protein MGALLKANERTNAQRSALRKLRQEGKIPAVVYGRNTENQSIYIDSIEFIKTIRENGRNGVISLDVNGKQQDVMLTDYHQDHVKNEILHADFLAVDKSSKVHTSVRVNLVGEAAGVKDGGVLQQPLHEVNITATPGNIPDSIDVDVTNLQVGENLTLADVKTGNYELNDDESTVIVSILPPKVEEEINSGEEQEPGDPENEEGRETEASGE; encoded by the coding sequence ATGGGTGCATTATTGAAAGCAAATGAACGCACAAATGCTCAACGTTCTGCCTTGAGGAAATTACGTCAAGAGGGGAAAATCCCGGCTGTCGTATACGGAAGGAATACAGAAAATCAGTCGATTTATATTGACAGTATCGAATTTATTAAAACGATTCGTGAAAATGGCAGAAATGGTGTTATATCGCTTGATGTCAATGGCAAACAGCAGGACGTCATGCTTACTGATTACCATCAGGACCATGTTAAAAATGAAATTTTGCATGCGGATTTTCTTGCGGTGGACAAGAGTTCTAAGGTGCATACGAGCGTCAGGGTGAACCTGGTCGGCGAGGCAGCGGGTGTGAAGGATGGAGGCGTCCTTCAGCAGCCGCTCCATGAGGTGAATATCACAGCGACACCGGGAAATATTCCGGATTCGATCGATGTGGATGTCACGAACCTTCAGGTCGGAGAGAATTTGACTCTGGCTGATGTTAAAACAGGAAACTATGAATTAAATGATGATGAAAGCACGGTAATCGTTTCAATCCTTCCTCCTAAGGTGGAAGAAGAAATCAACTCCGGTGAAGAACAAGAACCAGGAGACCCTGAAAATGAAGAAGGAAGAGAAACGGAAGCAAGCGGAGAATAA
- the pth gene encoding aminoacyl-tRNA hydrolase, translating into MKLFVGLGNPGRQYDQTRHNIGFEVIDELSKRWNIPLDQAKHKGLYGKGFVGGEKVILLKPLTYMNLSGESIRAVMDFYDIDVEDLVVIYDDLDMPTGRIRLRQKGSAGGHNGIKSTIAHTGTQEFKRIRVGISRPTNGMAITDWVLGRFTAEEKDQMNEAVVKSADACEAWIKKPFLEVMNTFNQ; encoded by the coding sequence TTGAAATTATTCGTGGGGCTTGGGAATCCAGGAAGACAATATGACCAGACTAGGCATAATATCGGCTTTGAGGTCATTGATGAATTATCCAAACGGTGGAATATCCCGTTGGATCAGGCAAAACATAAAGGGCTTTATGGAAAGGGATTTGTGGGCGGAGAAAAGGTCATTCTTTTGAAGCCGTTAACCTATATGAATCTGTCTGGTGAATCAATCAGGGCGGTTATGGATTTTTATGATATAGATGTGGAAGATTTAGTCGTGATTTACGATGACCTGGATATGCCTACAGGCAGGATTCGTTTGCGTCAAAAGGGCAGTGCAGGGGGCCATAATGGAATAAAATCCACTATCGCCCATACAGGCACACAGGAATTCAAAAGGATCAGGGTGGGCATAAGCCGTCCGACGAATGGAATGGCGATCACGGATTGGGTGCTTGGCCGTTTTACCGCAGAGGAGAAGGACCAGATGAATGAAGCTGTGGTGAAATCCGCAGATGCTTGTGAAGCATGGATCAAGAAGCCGTTCCTGGAAGTCATGAATACGTTTAATCAGTAA
- a CDS encoding anti-sigma-F factor Fin family protein encodes MAIHYHCRHCGTNIGSLDRLSVHSESLGLHKLTEEERQEMVSYSGDGDIHIKSICEDCQEALERNPDFHQHDYLIH; translated from the coding sequence ATGGCTATACATTATCATTGCCGTCATTGCGGCACGAATATTGGCTCATTGGACAGGTTGTCTGTCCACAGTGAAAGCTTAGGGTTGCACAAGCTGACAGAGGAAGAACGCCAGGAAATGGTTTCTTACTCAGGTGATGGCGACATTCATATAAAATCGATTTGTGAAGATTGTCAGGAAGCCCTGGAACGCAACCCGGACTTCCACCAGCATGACTACCTGATTCACTGA